A part of Streptomyces sp. DSM 40750 genomic DNA contains:
- the rplB gene encoding 50S ribosomal protein L2, translating into MGIRKYKPTTPGRRGSSVADFVEITRSTPEKSLVRPLHSKGGRNNAGRVTVRHQGGGHKRAYRVIDFRRHDKDGVPAKVAHIEYDPNRTARIALLHYADGEKRYILAPRNLQQGDRVENGPGADIKPGNNLALRNIPVGTTIHAIELRPGGGAKFARSAGTSVQLLAKEGSMAHLRMPSGEIRLVDARCRATVGEVGNAEQSNINWGKAGRKRWLGVRPTVRGVAMNPVDHPHGGGEGKTSGGRHPVSPWGQKEGRTRSPKKASSKYIVRRRKTNKKR; encoded by the coding sequence ATGGGAATCCGCAAGTACAAGCCGACTACGCCGGGCCGTCGTGGCTCCAGCGTCGCCGACTTCGTCGAGATCACGCGGTCCACGCCGGAGAAGTCGCTGGTCCGCCCGCTGCACAGCAAGGGCGGCCGTAACAACGCCGGTCGTGTGACCGTTCGCCACCAGGGTGGCGGACACAAGCGCGCCTACCGAGTGATCGACTTCCGTCGTCACGACAAGGACGGCGTGCCGGCGAAGGTCGCGCACATCGAGTACGACCCCAACCGCACCGCGCGCATCGCGCTGCTGCACTACGCCGACGGCGAGAAGCGCTACATCCTCGCCCCGCGCAACCTGCAGCAGGGCGACCGTGTGGAGAACGGTCCCGGGGCCGACATCAAGCCGGGCAACAACCTGGCGCTCCGCAACATCCCGGTCGGTACCACGATCCACGCGATCGAGCTCCGTCCCGGTGGCGGCGCCAAGTTCGCCCGCTCCGCCGGTACCTCCGTGCAGCTGCTCGCGAAGGAGGGCTCGATGGCCCACCTCCGCATGCCGTCCGGTGAGATCCGCCTGGTCGACGCGCGCTGCCGCGCCACCGTCGGCGAGGTCGGCAACGCCGAGCAGAGCAACATCAACTGGGGCAAGGCCGGCCGTAAGCGCTGGCTGGGCGTCCGCCCGACCGTTCGCGGTGTGGCGATGAACCCGGTTGACCACCCGCACGGTGGTGGTGAGGGCAAGACCTCCGGTGGTCGCCACCCGGTCAGCCCCTGGGGTCAGAAGGAGGGTCGTACTCGCTCGCCGAAGAAGGCTTCGAGCAAGTACATCGTCCGCCGCCGCAAGACGAACAAGAAGCGCTAG
- the rpsS gene encoding 30S ribosomal protein S19, protein MPRSLKKGPFVDDHLIKKVDAQNEAGSKNVIKTWSRRSMIIPAMLGHTIAVHNGKTHIPVFVTESMVGHKLGEFSPTRTFRGHVKDDRKSKRR, encoded by the coding sequence ATGCCGCGCAGTCTCAAGAAGGGGCCCTTCGTCGACGACCACCTGATCAAGAAGGTGGACGCCCAGAACGAAGCCGGTTCCAAGAACGTCATCAAGACCTGGTCCCGTCGCTCGATGATCATCCCGGCCATGCTGGGTCACACGATCGCGGTGCACAACGGCAAGACCCACATTCCGGTGTTTGTCACCGAGTCGATGGTCGGCCACAAGCTCGGCGAGTTCTCGCCGACGCGCACCTTCCGGGGTCACGTCAAGGACGACCGGAAGTCGAAGCGCCGCTAA
- the rplW gene encoding 50S ribosomal protein L23, with the protein MATRHPSIASKAAKAAKAARVAKAKRHATEGKNTVVTAPSKAFTDPRDVLLKPVVSEKSYALLDEGKYTFIVAPGANKTQIKQAVQAVFSVKVTGVNTINRIGKRKRTKTGFGQRAGSKRAIVTLAEGDRIDIFGGPTA; encoded by the coding sequence ATGGCTACGCGTCACCCGAGCATTGCCTCCAAGGCCGCCAAGGCCGCGAAGGCCGCGCGCGTCGCCAAGGCGAAGCGCCACGCCACCGAGGGCAAGAACACCGTCGTCACCGCGCCCAGCAAGGCGTTCACGGACCCCCGTGACGTGCTGCTGAAGCCGGTCGTGTCGGAGAAGAGCTACGCGCTTCTCGACGAGGGCAAGTACACCTTCATCGTCGCCCCCGGCGCCAACAAGACCCAGATCAAGCAGGCCGTCCAGGCGGTCTTCTCGGTCAAGGTCACCGGGGTCAACACGATCAACCGCATCGGCAAGCGCAAGCGCACGAAGACCGGTTTCGGTCAGCGTGCCGGCTCCAAGCGCGCCATCGTGACCCTTGCCGAGGGCGACCGTATCGACATCTTCGGCGGTCCGACCGCGTAA